The Populus alba chromosome 6, ASM523922v2, whole genome shotgun sequence genomic interval AATAACTcacacaaaaatattataacctATAATGAGATAACCTGcatgtaaaaaatattcatggaGAACGGTGGTTGATTGAGGTATAAACTCtgaggatgattttttttcaatccgaGAGATTGATAcatggatttttatttaaaaataaatatttttatttgttaattttatttttttttctatttttattttattatttattattattagacttttctatttttgtatataaaagatTGTAATAGCTTTTGCCAAGTGAAGAcatgaatgaataaaattaagtatttttaaaaaaaatttatagttatggtatttttggtttttgaaggtTTTGATATATAACAAATTCTATTATCTTTTGTTTCCATCCTTGTCAAATGATATCAGAGTCGTTTGATTGGACATCCATGtaattaaagcaaaaataattttaacatgagAGCGAGTTTGCTTCATCTGAGATTGATACAAAATGAATTTTAGgaagatattatttttctaagtgattattattttctatttagtttataaaaatatattttatataattttttcttttgtattcaaTTTATGAAATCAGAttggtaattttatttatttttattaatttgtttagaacttcaattctttttttcttttttttaattttcagattttctatattatttaagTTAGTTTTTGAGTTTATATATAAACCTCAAGACAAATTATATAGTTAATTATGCGGtaataaaaataccaattaaGATTATATTTGACAACCTCGATAGACTTCAATTATGTCTAATTATTTATCTTCTATTGTGTGGTTGTCATCTACATCACTTGTTTTTCCCACGAATCCATGGAAGCGTTTATTCCAATTTTGCATGTTAAAATCTTGACAATATAGAATTAaccccttgttttttttacttattaagGCATGGATAGCAAGCCTAATGTATTGCCACTTGGTATTGTTCTTGCAGAGTGAAGATGGAGATATTATTGCTTGTGTTGATATCTACAAGCAACCTGCTTTTGATCATCCTGCTCTGAAAAACCATACTATTCAGGTGAATCTCCAAGCTCCATTTCATAAACATTTCCCTTTCATTTTCGTACTTAAATTTGCAACATTGATTAGTGAATCCGCTTAAAAAAGGCATGAATCCTTCCATGAAAATCCATGTTCTTTGCGTATGGTATTGTTTTTACTATTATTCATTTCTTCTTCCCAAAATCCACCAGACAGTGTCAACTGTTATCTCTAAGCTTCACAAAATATGCAGATGCAACCCAGTTTTATTCCCTCAACAGAGACTCCAAATGGAGAACGCGAGAATTCTCGGCCAGTTGTGTCTCAACTTTGGAAAAAAAGAGGTAGTTGTCCGAAGGGAACTATTCCTATCCGCAGAATCCGAAGGCGGGAGTTATTGAGAACTAATGGGAGAAAGAGCCCTGAACATCTCAAAGGAACAAACAAAACAGCCACCCAGGATCGCTTTATGCACCTCAACAACACCAAAGGCCCAATGCTTTATCCTACTCCAGAGAATCGTTCTGTAAGCGTCCTTTTAAAACCCATGAACTTGATCTTGTGCTAATGAAAAATATGCATGTTCTATatatacttttcaaatttatatatactcTTCTTTTTCGGTCTTCGACTAGTATCAGGTACATGCTTTTGTTTATGATGACAGTGGCACACCTGTACTGAAAACTTTCCTGCTCCATACACAGCAATTAAAACCACTTCTTTGTTGTGATTCTGATGATATATACTATATTAATCATCTCCGTATCAGCCCCTATGATAATACTGATGTCTAACACTAAAAACTGATTTTCTTCCTGAACCAGACGGCAATCCTTTTGACATATGGATACAATTATGTTGGAGCCAGCGGAGAAATAAATGTGTGGAACCCACGTGTTGAAAGGTTACCTGAATTCACTACTGCTCAAATCTGGCTTAAGAGTGGTGCAGTGAACAATTTTGAAAGCGTGGAAGCAGGATGGACGGTTAGTTCATCCACAAATAGGATAATTGAAACAACCAGTTGTTCTTATAGAGCTAGTGATCTTTATTCTGAAATAGCTTGATGTCCTTATTCTGCTCTCCATGTTACTAATTTCTTTCCAGGTACACCCTGCAGAATATAGTGATGCACGGACTAGATTTTTCGTGTACTGGACTGTAAGTTCTtctgaaaaaaacatatttgcagAAGAATGTTCAAACAACAATATTTCCACATCagttattgaaaattttcatgccctttcattttcattttctgttAGGCTGATGGATACAAGAAAACAGGTTGCTTCGACCTTACTTGTTATGGATTCGTGCAAACTAGCACCGAAATTGCTCTTGGTGGAGCTGTTGAGCCCGGTTCTAGTTCATTTCAACAACAGTATGTTCTCCCAATCAACATCTTCATGGTAATGAagtaatcttttcttttctatcttcGTTGAAACATTTACTAATGATGTTGCAATTGACATGAGTTTCATCCGTTGAATCACATATAGGATCCAACCACAACCAATTGGTGGCTGGTATTTCACGACATTGCTGTTGGATACTGGCCTGGAAGTCTCTTCTCTTTGCTAAAACACAGTGCCACATCTGTTGAATGGGGAGGACAAGTTTATAGTGTTAATGTCAGGAAAACTCCCCACACAAAGACAGCCATGGGAAGTGGAAATGACGCGGAGGAATTGTACGGTTTTGCATGTTTCATTGGACAGCCAAGGATTCTGGATTATTCTAAGTCATACAAGTACCCTACCTTTGTTGCCGTTTGGAAAGACGAATATAATTGCTACTCTGCAGTTAATTACAAAGCAGGGAATGCAAATGATGAAGCTACATTTTTCTTCGGAGGGCCAGGTCAAAGCTATCGCTGTCCATGAGAGTATTGAAAACCTCAAAAACAAATGTCTTGAAACGTTTTTTGaatataaacctaaaaaataagtgCCTTGAAAcgtttttctttgaaatatggTTTGGAAAAGATGTCTAGGAGGTTCATCCAGCAGTCCTTTGATCCGTCATCaactttattttgaatataaaccTCGACAATATGATTATTGGTTTACTCTTTCTGATTACGCTCAAACTTGAAGATTACTTGCGGTCTGAATTGAACATCACCAGATTTGCATGTGAAATTTTGGCATGGCAGTGTCCTTCAAAGTGAGAAAATGCAAGTCTTGGCTCTTGCAGCTACTTGAAATCGCAAGTGACGCAAAATCATGTTACAAATCCTGGTTTCTGAAACAGGATAGGACTTCCACTGCACTGGATAATTGACCAGCGAAGACAACTTCACAGAAGGAAATTTTAgaaatgcaatatttttttttcaagtgagaGAGAGAATCGGAAGTCGTCAGTGCAGAATGTATCCTCCCTTTTTAAGATCCATGATAACTCTGTAAAATTATTTCAGCACAGTACACGCAAGTATACAAGGGCATGAAAGACCAGACCACCACATTCATGTTACATCGCTGTTTCTTACAGACTATCTACATACAAATAGGCTACAATCAGGTCTGAAAAGAGGAGTACATTACACattataccaataaaaaaactgaGCAAATAACCAAGAACCACTAGTAACTCAGATGTGTCTCATGTTGTTTACCAACAGTTGTCAGACAAAAAAAAGGCTAAAGAGAGTCATATTGTTTTCTCCCTTCCTGTATGGATTGGAAAATTCGAGCTGCTGATTCAGTAGCAGATCTACCATTGTGAGGCACAACCTTGATCACTTTTGACAGCTGGTCTGTCTCTTGATGCTGCGGGGCTCCCTCAGGGCAAGGAGCCGTCACTGGGAAAGGTGGGAGCGCAGCTCTTCCATCAGCAGCTTGAACAGTCCCAACCCCTTGCACTCTGCCACTGGGACTGCTACCTGTACTTCCTTGTACGGAAGTGTTTTTAGATGCCTGAAGCTTCATACCTTGTAAAACAGCTTCACTCTTTTGAGTCCGTTCATTACATGAGCTTTGATGTGGCATGTTCGAGCTCAAAATGCCTCCTGGAAACTGAGCAGTTTGACCACAGGAACCAGACCCTGCAGAACCTGAGATGGCTGGGTTCATTCCTGGCATGCCATATGGGGGGAAGCAAGCATTACCAACTGGAGGAGCACCTGGTGAGACCTCAATTCCTTGATGATAATGAGATGTTGGAACCGCATAAGCTGAAGTCATAAAGTTGCCTGTCAAGGGAATTGGCCCAAAGGGTCCACATCCTCCACAACCCGATCCCATGAATCCAGGGGCAGTGTAAGGCTTATATACAAGTCCTTCTGAGGGGGACATTACAGGAACTAACCATTGAAGTCCAGGAGAAGGATGGAAACACCAAGGAGCCATTTTGGTGTCAGCAGCCATAGGAACTGTTGTCGGTCCTGCATGGGGCCTGAAATTTGGAGGCTGGCCATTGTTCACAGAAGCGAAGGGTGTCTTCTCAACTGCATTCTCTGCAGAACATTCCATCTTATGGTTTGGGTTCTCTGAATTATCTTTGTGCTTGGCAACATGAACTGGAGGTGTTACAACACATTCTGATGGAAGGTTCTTACAAGGAGAGCCCTTCAGAGGAGGTTTGGCCAGATGAACCTCTTCCTCAAGTAAGAGATGTGGGGATCCTGCGATCAGTTGCTGAACCTGTATGAACAAGAATTTTTAAAGGCACTGTCTTTCCAAGCAAGCATAAATTCAACGAAACCCATTCCAGGGCTAGAAGAAGCTTCTTAACAAGGACCAATTTACCTTTATCAGTCTATGCAACTCGAACACTTGTACGGAAAACACTCTTTGTTGACTGTAGAAAGTAACAGGAGTTGGATCAGGGACAAAAATGCCACAAGAGTTCGTAACATGTTCTGGTAAGCACATAGAAGGAACAGCAGAATCATCTTGCCTCAACATTTGTTCACAACCAGGCACAACGTAGCATTATTCTTTAAAGACCTCAATGCAGACCAGAAATCGAAACCAGGCAAGCACTtggttcaaataaaattttaaaaagttcacCTAGGCCATTTTCTGCAGGAAATGAAAAATCTAATGTTTGATTTATTAGTTGAGTGGTTAGTTTTTGTCTAAAAAACCATGATGCCTATTTCCCTGAGGCCACCAAAACTTTGAAGCCTTCTACAACTATAGTTACAAACACATGGCAGAAATCATATCATTATGCGCTACTATACAAATAGAACCACAATGGCATATTATTTTACTGAGCACGAGACGATAATGTCATGGGAAAAGAAATACACACAAAAGGAGAGGGGAAGGGTgaggaagagaaagaaacaaCACAGAATTCAAAACTAGAATACAGTCACTGAGCCATTCAAATGTAAATGTTGAAGCTTCACGCACTGAACTAACATTTTGGTTCAGAATAATACATGTTTTCAGCTCTTCATTTTTCTGGTAAATAAATTCTTAAGCATAGTTGCATACTCAACATATTCAGTCCAAAAAATAGACGAGCTCAAGCCAGCTTTGCAGTTACATCATGTACATAATTTACAActctgttttaaatttaaagatataGAACcagtttagttttaaaaaaatgagtacATGTGCAAATTCTACAACAGGAAAATCACGAAAAAGATTGGCACAAACAAAAGGAATCCCAGCCCCATAAATCTTCCAACTTAAAAcaccaaacacaaaacaattatattcaCCACCCAGTCCACCAACAATCCCACACTAGCAGTTATTGTCCAGTTTCTCTCTACCATGACTCGCCCATCAATATCATCTGGGATCATCAACCACCCCTCGTTGCCTTCTTGCGCCAAGCCCTCAAGTaccacaaatgaaaaaaaaaagttgcagggAAAATTGAGCAACACCAAACCAAGACAGGAATGTATCCCAAAAGCAGAAGCAAAAGGGCATTTTTGAGATGATCCAGTCTCGGAGGCACATTGACAAGCATTTTTGAGATCCCAGTCTCGGAGGCACATTGACAAAGTACCTCAAATTAGCATTGTCCATCTCACTGCTGTCAGATGATCCGCCATTAAAATGCTATTGAGGGCCTTTTCACACATAAACATGCCAGATTGGAAGAGATCCTGGGATTCCACACTAGTGAGTTCTCCCTTGCCCATAGCCACGTTTACAAGTCTTCAGTTCAAAGTCAAAGAATCATTCCATGTTCCTAAAGTTAGTATTCCATGTAGTAGTTCAACAATAGAtctacattttttaaataagaagaaAACTAATCCCGAGACCAAGAAAATGTAGAAGCTTCCTGGATTCCACTTACCATTCTCTTCCCCCATAGAAAAATAACACCACCTTACGTTTTCCAATCCTATCAGGAAAACCCCGAAATTCTACAGTAAACTTAAATCAAAAACTATAGTTACAGGCTGCCCTAATCCAAGAACAGAGGCGATTTTTACAGATATATAGGCACAAATAACATTGGAACTATAGCAAAATTACTTTAGTGTTCTGAGAAAAGGCCATTTTtagaacaacaaaaaatatgaaaataaattctgaAAGAATATACATACTCTTATGTTTCAAATTAAGAGAACACGATAAAAATATAAGAGCATCAAGATCAAAGCATCAAAATCAAACCCACTAAAATCTATAGTAGAGCCAAAGATATCTGCTATGCCTGTAGagtatatttttgtgtttcccTTTGACATGAGACATACTCAAAAGGGGAATGCAAGGCCACAGACAACGAGATAAGCTTTTTCCATGTtctcatttattaaaaatatgatttatgaaAGAATGTACATGCTCTCATGTTTCAAATTAAGAGAACACACAAAAATGTAAGAGCATCAAAATCAAACTCACTAAAATCTATAGCAGAGACAAAGAAATCTGCTATGTCTGTAGAGTATATTTTCATGCTTTCCCTTTGACATGAGAGATACTCAAAAGGGAATGAGAGGCCACAGACAACAAGATGAGATTTTTCCAtgttctcattttttaaaaatatgacacTGCAAAAATTTTACGAAGTCAAAACCTGTAATAATTTCATCCATTATATAAGAATATGCTATCAATCACCACATTTAGAAAAACCTTTCTGTGCAAAcctaaaatatgaattttccatgacaaaaaaatcatgagtaGCAGTAAATGAGCAAGAAGACTTACTTGGCAATTGCTCTTCTTGCTTTCCAGAAATGTTTCTGACCAATAATTCCCACAACATCATCTGGAGAAATATCCAACACTGATATAGAATCCACCATGGAGGTCTCAGAGGCGTCATTGCTTTTGTCTCCATTTCTGAATTGCAATGACCCACAAGTCTTGTCTCCAAAACATTCACTGTCAATTTCAGGTTCATTGGGACTACTACAATCCTTCCTCAAATGAGAGTCATTTCCAGGCtgaaaaatgtttattttctccttttgccTCCTCGACTCAGGAACATGGTCACCATGTTCACTGTGATTTGATTGCAACCTAGCCGAAGTCTCTTGTTGCAAACAAGTATCATTTTCATGTAATCTGGTAAAATTAGACACAAGGTTATTTCGATATTGCTGATTTTGAGATGCATTGCCTTCTTCAGGTATGTCATTCTTTTCTCTGGTTCGCAAATTTGTGGAATGTCTTGCTATATGATCACTACTTGAGACACACACTTCTAGGTTATCTTCACTCTGGTTACTTGTGTCTGGTCTCAGATTGAGACCTGTGGAGCCAAAATGACCATTATCACCAGCATTTTGGATTCTCGATGAATGACCTGAATAAGTAGGGCAGAGGGAAGCGGGTTTTTCCTGAGCTGCACTAGTCTGCATTTTAGCCTGACCTTGAACCTTCCCAGAATGAACAAAAACAGGAACTGTAAAATCATCTTCTTCACCTACCTTCTTTCGTTGCATCAGTGGTGCCACTGGAGTGTTCAAATTTATTCCATCAGGCTGGCGAGAATGGTATTTCTCAGCCACATCATTGGGTGTTGTAGGAGGGACATAATGAGGGTAAGGAAAATGTCTTTCAAGGCCACTGCCCTGCATATAAATTACTCATGATGATCAGAAAAGGTAAAACCAATATCCCTATTAAAAGAGAACAAAAGCAAGAAGCAGTCGCATGCACGCATCCAAAGAATAAAAGTTTATACCAGACCACCATAACCCCTTCCAGTGCTTTAAACTTGTAGGGAACCATTatgtaataaaaatagtttatctCAGGTGAAAGTTACTCTTAAACATCTCAATTAAACCCAGTATCAACCACCATC includes:
- the LOC118030837 gene encoding protein neprosin, whose protein sequence is MYCHLVLFLQSEDGDIIACVDIYKQPAFDHPALKNHTIQMQPSFIPSTETPNGERENSRPVVSQLWKKRGSCPKGTIPIRRIRRRELLRTNGRKSPEHLKGTNKTATQDRFMHLNNTKGPMLYPTPENRSTAILLTYGYNYVGASGEINVWNPRVERLPEFTTAQIWLKSGAVNNFESVEAGWTVHPAEYSDARTRFFVYWTADGYKKTGCFDLTCYGFVQTSTEIALGGAVEPGSSSFQQQYVLPINIFMDPTTTNWWLVFHDIAVGYWPGSLFSLLKHSATSVEWGGQVYSVNVRKTPHTKTAMGSGNDAEELYGFACFIGQPRILDYSKSYKYPTFVAVWKDEYNCYSAVNYKAGNANDEATFFFGGPGQSYRCP
- the LOC118030834 gene encoding protein EARLY FLOWERING 3; translation: MKRGKDYDKITGPMFPRLHVNDTDKGGPRAPPRNKMALYEQLSIPSQRFNPDVMPRNSSNSSDLAPTGSSSQGSGLERHFPYPHYVPPTTPNDVAEKYHSRQPDGINLNTPVAPLMQRKKVGEEDDFTVPVFVHSGKVQGQAKMQTSAAQEKPASLCPTYSGHSSRIQNAGDNGHFGSTGLNLRPDTSNQSEDNLEVCVSSSDHIARHSTNLRTREKNDIPEEGNASQNQQYRNNLVSNFTRLHENDTCLQQETSARLQSNHSEHGDHVPESRRQKEKINIFQPGNDSHLRKDCSSPNEPEIDSECFGDKTCGSLQFRNGDKSNDASETSMVDSISVLDISPDDVVGIIGQKHFWKARRAIANQQRVFSVQVFELHRLIKVQQLIAGSPHLLLEEEVHLAKPPLKGSPCKNLPSECVVTPPVHVAKHKDNSENPNHKMECSAENAVEKTPFASVNNGQPPNFRPHAGPTTVPMAADTKMAPWCFHPSPGLQWLVPVMSPSEGLVYKPYTAPGFMGSGCGGCGPFGPIPLTGNFMTSAYAVPTSHYHQGIEVSPGAPPVGNACFPPYGMPGMNPAISGSAGSGSCGQTAQFPGGILSSNMPHQSSCNERTQKSEAVLQGMKLQASKNTSVQGSTGSSPSGRVQGVGTVQAADGRAALPPFPVTAPCPEGAPQHQETDQLSKVIKVVPHNGRSATESAARIFQSIQEGRKQYDSL